GTCGTCGGCCCGGACCTCGGTGCTGTGGACGGCCTCGGAGTGGACGCGCACAGGACCGGATCCTACGGCGGTCCTCATCGACTGCCTGCATCTGAGGATGCGCCCAGGCGGTCGGTCCGGACGCACTCGGTGTCGACGTCGGGTGTCGGCACGATCGCTCTCCTCCGTGGTCGGGCCGCCGGGCCCGTGGCGCTCCCGACGTACGACGCCGCCGGGGCCGAGGACTCATCGCGCCGTTGGCCCATTTGGGGGCGATGGGGAGCACGGTGTCGGCCGCGACGACCCGGGCGGGTCGTACCGTCGGGACCCCGGGGGCCGGGCGTCGAGCGCCGGGCCTAGAAGGCGGCGAGGTACGGCCCGGACGGCTTGAAGGCGATGTGGACGAGGGCGACCGGCCGCTCGGTGTCGGTCCGGTAGCGGACGGCCCACGGCCCGTAGACCATCCAGAGACCTCGGGCGTCGCTGAACAGCGACGATTCTCCCGGCCCGGCTCCCTGGGCGTTCGAGCCGAGGAAGGGACCCGGCGAGGGCTTCGAGCACGGCCCGGCCGGTCCGGCGCACTCGGCCACGCCGATGGCGTACGCGGGCTGGTTGAACCAGTTGCCGGAGTAGAAGAGCCAGTAGCGGTGGTTCGCCAGGACCATCTGGGGGGCCTCGACGATCCGTCCTTCCCAGGGCTGATCGGCGGCCAGGATCATCGTCGCGTTGCCCACGAGGTGGAGCCCGTCGCGGCTCAGGCGTTGGGCGTAGAGGCCCGTGTGGCTGGTGCCGCCGACGTCGGCGTTGTCGTCGGACTTCCAGTGCAGCCAGAGGGATCCGTTCGTGTCGACGAAGCTTCGGGGGTCGATCGAGCCCAGGTGGTCGGTCTGGCAGACGAGCATCTGCTGGCTCGGCGTGAACGGCCCGGCGGGCGTGGCCGCGGTCGCGGTGCCGATGCACTGCGTGGCCGGGGTGCGATCCTTGACGCGCGCGGTGAAGTACATGACGTACCGGTTGCCGATGAGCCGGACGTCGGGTGCCCACGTGAAGCCCCAGCTCGCCCAGGTGGGCAGCGTCGGCAGCGCCTCGGTTGCCGCGCTCCAGTGCTGGAGGTCCGTGGACACGCGGAGCGGAAGCTCGGGCGACGGATGTCGGAAGTCGAGCGAGTAGTTGGCCGTCTCGCTGGAGTAGAGGTAGTACACGCCCCCGACGACCAGGACGAACGGGTTGGGCAGGTCCCAGAACGGGGTGACGATCTTGGCCGGTGTCGCCGGGTCGGCGGCCGGCGGGAGGCCCGGGGTCGGGGAGGCCGGGAGACCTGGGGTCGGGGCGGCCGGGGGAGTGGCGACCGCGCCGCCGCTTCGGACGTGTGGCGCCGCCCCGGCGCTCGGCGAGTGCCGGTTGGGGAGGACCGCGACGGCGGACAGGATGACCGCGCCCACGAGCATGATCGTCAGGTTCGTCACCGCGCCCGCGCCACGATGGCTTGGACGGGCGGGCTCCGGCGCCCGAGTCGGGCTCTGGGTCGGGTGCGCCGGATGCGTCGAGCCCCGGTATCTGGGACCCCGCGTGGTCTCGGGCCGCAGACGCGGCCGGGTCCGGGGCGCCCAGGTCATATCGGGCTCACTGCGGCACCGCCGTGCGCGCGCGACCGCCGAGGGGCGCGAGAGACTCGGTTTCCCGGCGCGTTCCGGCGATGGTCAGACCCGCGCGACCGCAATGCAGCCCCCAAGAGCCAGCCCATTCGGTGCGCCCGCATGGTAGCGAGGCGCCCAAAGCGCCTCCAAGCGGGGCCACGAACA
This DNA window, taken from Acidimicrobiia bacterium, encodes the following:
- a CDS encoding glycoside hydrolase family 43 protein; the protein is MTNLTIMLVGAVILSAVAVLPNRHSPSAGAAPHVRSGGAVATPPAAPTPGLPASPTPGLPPAADPATPAKIVTPFWDLPNPFVLVVGGVYYLYSSETANYSLDFRHPSPELPLRVSTDLQHWSAATEALPTLPTWASWGFTWAPDVRLIGNRYVMYFTARVKDRTPATQCIGTATAATPAGPFTPSQQMLVCQTDHLGSIDPRSFVDTNGSLWLHWKSDDNADVGGTSHTGLYAQRLSRDGLHLVGNATMILAADQPWEGRIVEAPQMVLANHRYWLFYSGNWFNQPAYAIGVAECAGPAGPCSKPSPGPFLGSNAQGAGPGESSLFSDARGLWMVYGPWAVRYRTDTERPVALVHIAFKPSGPYLAAF